In Sorghum bicolor cultivar BTx623 chromosome 8, Sorghum_bicolor_NCBIv3, whole genome shotgun sequence, one genomic interval encodes:
- the LOC110429892 gene encoding uncharacterized protein LOC110429892 isoform X2, giving the protein MDEFHPGTTTSVWKKLKEKFPELSEEDKDCAMRQVESQYNNRRYRLLQAYRNKKPRPQHVSPEGWQWLIRNLWTDDDFQRNPETGEWPTAMQVWRATYQKADGTWSIPTGEEIMTKLDEAAGIHQEKISSAPIPIVEHFALVLGRKPNHSRGVGIRAVNKVAEERMRLQAQVEASEQREAAARARADAAEQRAEAAEQRAQALEGQVSTVVETNAQLQEEQQSHRDALSSLRQAQSGEVARLVREQLDQQMAELVARIHSGASQPPAS; this is encoded by the exons ATGGATGAGTTTCATCCTGGTACTACTACATCAGTTTGGAAAAAACTGAAG GAAAAGTTCCCTGAGCTTTCAGAAGAAGATAAAGATTGTGCCATGAGACAAGTAGAGAGTCAGTACAATAATCGGCGTTATCGTCTACTTCAAGCTTACCGAAACAAGAAGCCAAGGCCACAACATGTCTCACCAGAAGGTTGGCAATGGTTGATAAGGAATTTATGGACGGATGATGATTTTCAG CGAAACCCAGAAACTGGTGAATGGCCTACTGCTATGCAAGTTTGGAGGGCTACATATCAAAAGGCTGATGGGACATGGTCTATTCCAACGGGTGAAGAAATAATG ACCAAACTAGATGAAGCTGCTGGGATACATCAAGAAAAGATTTCATCTGCGCCCATACCAATAGTGGAGCACTTTGCACTAGTTCTTGGTAGAAAGCCAAACCACTCACGTGGTGTTGGCATTCGTGCTGTAAACAAAGTGGCTGAGGAAAGAATGAGATTGCAGGCGCAAGTTGAGGCTTCTGAACAGCGTGAAGCTGCAGCACGAGCACGTGCAGATGCTGCTGAGCAACGTGCTGAGGCTGCTGAGCAACGAGCACAAGCTTTGGAAGGTCAAGTTTCCACGGTGGTTGAAACAAATGCACAACTTCAAGAAGAGCAGCAATCCCATCGTGATGCACTGAGTTCTTTGCGTCAAGCACAGAGTGGAGAAGTTGCTCGCCTAGTGAGAGAACAACTTGATCAACAAATGGCTGAATTAGTTGCACGCATACATTCTGGTGCCTCGCAGCCTCCAGCATCTTAG
- the LOC110429892 gene encoding uncharacterized protein LOC110429892 isoform X1, with protein sequence MDEFHPGTTTSVWKKLKEKFPELSEEDKDCAMRQVESQYNNRRYRLLQAYRNKKPRPQHVSPEGWQWLIRNLWTDDDFQKRSNQNSMNRAKQEMGSKVGTRSIAQIAYELRNPETGEWPTAMQVWRATYQKADGTWSIPTGEEIMTKLDEAAGIHQEKISSAPIPIVEHFALVLGRKPNHSRGVGIRAVNKVAEERMRLQAQVEASEQREAAARARADAAEQRAEAAEQRAQALEGQVSTVVETNAQLQEEQQSHRDALSSLRQAQSGEVARLVREQLDQQMAELVARIHSGASQPPAS encoded by the exons ATGGATGAGTTTCATCCTGGTACTACTACATCAGTTTGGAAAAAACTGAAG GAAAAGTTCCCTGAGCTTTCAGAAGAAGATAAAGATTGTGCCATGAGACAAGTAGAGAGTCAGTACAATAATCGGCGTTATCGTCTACTTCAAGCTTACCGAAACAAGAAGCCAAGGCCACAACATGTCTCACCAGAAGGTTGGCAATGGTTGATAAGGAATTTATGGACGGATGATGATTTTCAG AAAAGGAGCAACCAAAACTCTATGAATAGAGCAAAGCAAGAAATGGGGTCCAAAGTAGGAACTAGATCAATTGCTCAAATCGCTTATGAACTG CGAAACCCAGAAACTGGTGAATGGCCTACTGCTATGCAAGTTTGGAGGGCTACATATCAAAAGGCTGATGGGACATGGTCTATTCCAACGGGTGAAGAAATAATG ACCAAACTAGATGAAGCTGCTGGGATACATCAAGAAAAGATTTCATCTGCGCCCATACCAATAGTGGAGCACTTTGCACTAGTTCTTGGTAGAAAGCCAAACCACTCACGTGGTGTTGGCATTCGTGCTGTAAACAAAGTGGCTGAGGAAAGAATGAGATTGCAGGCGCAAGTTGAGGCTTCTGAACAGCGTGAAGCTGCAGCACGAGCACGTGCAGATGCTGCTGAGCAACGTGCTGAGGCTGCTGAGCAACGAGCACAAGCTTTGGAAGGTCAAGTTTCCACGGTGGTTGAAACAAATGCACAACTTCAAGAAGAGCAGCAATCCCATCGTGATGCACTGAGTTCTTTGCGTCAAGCACAGAGTGGAGAAGTTGCTCGCCTAGTGAGAGAACAACTTGATCAACAAATGGCTGAATTAGTTGCACGCATACATTCTGGTGCCTCGCAGCCTCCAGCATCTTAG